The Thalassotalea psychrophila genome window below encodes:
- a CDS encoding SDR family oxidoreductase, whose translation MKSKSILITGCSSGIGLDSAKTLLARGYQVFATARKQADVDKLTAQGLQAIRLDLGELSSIEQALAQVLEVTGGTLDYLFNNGAYGQPGAVEDLTTDVLRQQFEANVFGWHELTIQVLKIMRAQGHGRIVQNSSVLGFVCMPYRGAYNASKFAIEGLTDTLRLELKNTNIQISILQPGPIDTHFRQNALQAFKQNIDWQHSIHSNNYQKQIDRLASTEPASGFTLQASAVTRCLIHALESKRPKIRYRITFPTKLFAILKRLLPNRWLDVLLNKG comes from the coding sequence ATGAAGAGTAAATCAATACTGATCACCGGCTGCTCGTCTGGTATTGGCCTAGATTCGGCAAAAACATTATTAGCAAGAGGCTATCAAGTGTTTGCCACAGCCAGAAAGCAAGCCGATGTCGACAAATTAACTGCCCAAGGTTTGCAAGCAATACGCTTAGACCTTGGTGAGCTAAGTTCTATTGAACAAGCGCTGGCGCAGGTACTTGAAGTAACCGGTGGTACCCTTGATTATTTATTTAATAATGGCGCTTATGGGCAGCCGGGTGCTGTTGAAGATCTTACCACTGATGTATTACGCCAACAATTTGAAGCTAACGTGTTTGGTTGGCATGAATTAACCATCCAAGTGCTCAAAATTATGCGCGCCCAAGGGCATGGCCGTATAGTGCAAAATAGTTCAGTATTAGGTTTTGTTTGTATGCCATATAGAGGCGCCTATAACGCTTCAAAATTTGCTATCGAAGGCTTAACCGATACGCTCAGGTTAGAATTAAAAAATACTAATATTCAAATTAGCATTTTACAACCGGGTCCTATCGACACGCACTTTAGACAAAATGCACTGCAAGCGTTTAAGCAAAATATTGATTGGCAACATAGTATTCACAGCAATAATTATCAAAAACAGATTGATCGCTTAGCAAGTACAGAACCAGCCAGCGGCTTTACTTTACAAGCAAGTGCGGTAACTCGTTGTTTAATTCATGCTTTGGAAAGTAAACGCCCAAAAATTCGATACCGCATAACGTTTCCAACTAAATTGTTCGCCATTCTCAAACGCCTATTACCCAATCGTTGGTTAGATGTATTGTTAAATAAAGGTTGA